Proteins encoded within one genomic window of Synechococcus sp. PCC 7335:
- a CDS encoding precorrin-8X methylmutase, with the protein MPAYSEHAITLASFEQIDREIGEHPFTAAEYAIARRVIHTTADFEFKRLIKFCYQPVEAAITAFRSGAPIITDVSMVAAGIGTVVERTWQSQVTVAVQQASHSAVGSSFDLDLVTPAQTRSAMGMASCVRSHPGAIVAIGNAPTALMVLCQAVAAGYWQPALVIGAPVGFINVVESKQVLSTLSIPHILVEGRKGGSAVAAAILNAVMIWAWEA; encoded by the coding sequence GTGCCAGCCTACAGCGAGCATGCAATCACCTTAGCTAGCTTTGAGCAGATCGATCGAGAGATTGGCGAACACCCGTTTACAGCAGCAGAATATGCGATCGCCCGGCGAGTTATCCACACAACGGCCGATTTTGAGTTTAAGCGGCTGATAAAATTTTGTTATCAGCCAGTAGAAGCCGCAATTACCGCATTTAGATCAGGCGCACCCATCATCACTGATGTTTCTATGGTGGCTGCTGGCATCGGGACAGTCGTTGAGCGCACCTGGCAATCTCAAGTTACTGTTGCGGTTCAGCAGGCTTCTCACTCTGCCGTTGGATCTTCTTTTGACCTAGATCTAGTCACACCAGCTCAGACTCGTAGTGCTATGGGGATGGCTAGCTGCGTGCGAAGCCATCCTGGTGCAATTGTGGCTATAGGCAATGCGCCCACCGCTCTGATGGTGCTTTGCCAAGCGGTTGCAGCAGGTTATTGGCAGCCTGCTCTAGTGATCGGCGCGCCAGTGGGGTTTATTAACGTGGTCGAATCAAAACAGGTACTCTCAACTTTGAGCATCCCCCATATCCTAGTCGAAGGCCGAAAAGGTGGATCGGCAGTAGCTGCAGCGATTCTGAACGCAGTCATGATCTGGGCTTGGGAGGCATAA